The sequence AATCCACCATCGAAGGCCTGCCTCGCAAATCCAAGGTCGCGGTTGCTGCCGGCGTACGTGAAATCACTTTGCCCGCCTGGATTACCACAAGACGGGTTGCGCGCAAGCGAATCGCTTCCACGCTATCACGCGCTTGCAGCACCACCATGTCGGCCTTGCATCCAACGGCAATGCCGTAGCCTTCCAAACCAAGTATGTGCGCCGGCGCAGTAGTCACTGCCTCGAAGCACGCCCGCATCGCATCTTGCCCGGTCATCTGCGCAACATGCAATCCCATCTGCGCTACCTCCAGCATGTCGGCGCTGCCGAGCGGATACCATGGATCCATCACGCAATCATGACCGAACGCGACAGTGATACCTGCCGCCATCAGCTCCGGAACACGCGTCATGCCACGGCGTTTGGGATAGGTATCGTGACGACCCTGCAGCGTGATGTTGATCAGCGGATTGGCGATCGCGGTGACGCCGGCTTCATGGATCAGCGGAATCAGTTTCGAGACGTAATAATTGTCCATCGAATGCATCGACGTCAGATGCGAGCCGTTCACCCGACCCTGCAAGCCGAGGCGCTGCGTATGAAATGCCAAGGTCTCGATATGCCGTGACATCGGATCGTCCGATTCATCGCAGTGCATGTCGACACGCAGGCCGCGTTCCGCCGCGAGTTCACACAGGATGCGAACGGATTCTGCACCGTCGCTCATCGTGCGTTCGAAATGCGGAATGCCACCCACCACATCGACGCCCATATCGAGTGCTCGGGTCAGCTTGGCCAGCACGCCAGGCGCGCGCAACACACCATCCTGCGGAAACGCGACCAGCTGCAGGTCGAGATAAGGTTTCACTTTTTCGCGAACATGCAGCAGCGCTTCCACCGCTAGCAATCGCGGATCGCATACATCGACATGCGACCGGATTGCCAGTAATCCCTTGGCCACCGCCCAGTCGCAATAAGCAAGCGCACGTTCGACCAGCATCTCCTGTGTCAGCAGCGGCTTAAGTTCTCCCCACAGCGCGATGCCCTCGAGCAGCGTGCCCGACTCGTTCACGCGCGGCAGGCCATACGATAAGGTCGAATCCATATGAAAGTGAGCATCGACAAATGGTGCCGTGACGAGCTGGCCTTCCACGTCGATGAGGCTGTCTGCGGTCGCCGCGAGATGCGGCGTGACAGCAATGATGCGACCGGCTTCGATGCCAACATCGATTCCGGTGCGACCATCGGCCAAGGTACAGTTGCGCAGAATCAGGTCCAGCATCGGAGACCTCCCGGAGAGTCGATAGTGCGACCGATGCTAATCGACGGGAGGCTGAACGGCAAGCCGCCCGTCACGGCAGCACTCCGGGCACTTCTCCTTACATCAAATCAAGGTAAGAGCCAACGCCGTGAGCCGTTCTGCATACGCCGTTTCATCAAGCTGCCGTTTTGCCACGCCGCTATCGAAAGCAGCCGTCGCAATCTTTGGCGTCACACTGGTCAGCAAGCGCGGATCCAGCAGCGTCGGCACGATGTATTCAGTACCGAAGTGGCTGTCGCTTTGCGCCATCCCTGCCAGTGCGACTACGCAGGCGCGTTTCATGTCCTGATTGATGGTGCTCGCACCTGAGTCAAGTGCAGCACGGAACAAGTAGGGAAAGCACAGCGCGTTGTTGATCTGGTTCGGATAATCCGAACGGCCGGTGGCGATGATTGCGTCCGGTGCGACTTCGCGGATCAGTTCCGGCCGCAGTTCCGGTTCCGGATTGGCGAGTGCAAAGATGATCGGCTTGGCGGCCATCGCGCGCACATCCTGTTGCGTGAGCAAACCGGGACCGGACAAACCGAGAAACACGTCTGCACCTTCAATAACCTGCGACAACGTGGTCGCGATCGTGTCCTGCGCCCAAAGCTGTTTTTCGGTAGTCAGCGTGCGGCTGGTCGAGATCACGCCGCGGCTGTCACAGACAATCACGTTTTTGCGCTGCACACCGATATCGACGAGCATATCAAGGCAAGCCATCGCGGCCGCACCTGCACCGGAACAGACAACCTTGACGTCGCTGATCACGCGTCCGGTCAGTGCCAGCGCATTGAGCAAACCAGCGCCGACAACAATGGCGGTGCCATGCTGGTCGTCATGAAAGACCGGGATCGACAGGCGTTCCCGCAACTTGCGCTCGACATAAAAACACTCGGGAGCCTTGATGTCTTCGAGGTTGATGCCGCCGAAGGTCGGGTGCAAGGCAGCAATGATCTCGACCAGTTTTTCGGGATCCGTCTCATCGATTTCAATGTCGAAGGCATCGACGCCGGCGAATTTCTTGAACAGCACGGCTTTGCCTTCCATCACTGGTTTGCTGGCCAGAGCACCGATGTTGCCCAGGCCAAGTACGGCGGTACCGTTGGTGATGACGGCGACCAGGTTGCCCTTGGCGGTGTACTCGTAGGCCTTGGCTGGTTCCTTCTGGATTGCGAGGCAGGGTGCGGCAACGCCAGGAGAATAAGCCAGCGCCAGATCAGCGGAACTGGTAACCGCCTTGGTGACCTGAATGGCAATTTTGCCGGGTTGACCGAGGGCGTGATAAGCGAGGGCTTGGTGTTCGATAGTGGGCATCTGTTTCAGGTTTTCTGTAAGGTTTTTGCTGCCGAGACGGCAGCTCGAAGGGCAAGGAGGTAACTGTCAACGCCAAAGCCGGCAATCTGGCCTTTGACGATATCGGCGAAGACCGAGGTGTGGCGGAATACTTCGCGTGCGTGAATGTTCGACATGTGCACTTCAACAATGGGCACAGTCAGAATGGCGAGGGCATCACGGATGCCGTAGCTGTAATGGGTCCAGGCACCGGCATTGATCAGAACTGCATCGACACCATCGGCATAGCCTTGATGGATACGATCGCACATCGCGCCTTCACAATTGGTCTGGAAGCTGGTCACCGCGACGCCGAGCTCGTGGCCAAGGTCGTGCAGTTGCTGGTCGATGTCGGCCAGTGTGACGGTGCCGTACTGCAGCGGATCACGCTTGCCGAACATGTTGTGGTTGATACCGTGCAGCATCAGGATGTTCATGGTCGCTTTGCCGGAAAAGAGGAATCGGGAACGTGATTTTACCCGCGCCCGGCCCGGCACATGTGGCTAGCAGTGATCCGTGGTGATCAGAGAGCTACTCTGTGGTGTGATACCGCAGAGTAGCCAGCGCCGTCGGCATGCTTCTCGCACAGGTAATGCTGTCACTGACGCGGCCTCATACCGTACCTCGGTGCAGGTTTTCCATTCGCCGAATTACACCGAACTACGCCGAAAACGACGAGCCGCAACCGCAGGTGGATGTGGCCCCCGGATTCTTGATCACGAACTGCGCACCCTCCAGATCATCCTTGTAATCGATTTCAGCACCGACCAGGTACTGATAGCTCATGGAATCGATCAGCAATTGCACGCCATTTTTTTCCATGGTGGTGTCGTCTTCATTGGCGACTTCGTCAAACGTAAAACCGTACTGGAAGCCGGAACAGCCTCCGCCCTGCACGAAGACGCGCAGCTTCAGTTCGGGGTTGCCCTCTTCCTCGATCAACTGGGCGACCTTGGCGGCGGCGTTGTCGGTGAACAGGATGGGGGCGGGCATTTCCGTGGTGGCATTCATGGTGGACTCCAATAAGTATGACGATCAAATAATAGGGTGCTAGGTATTCAGATACGCGACATGCCCGGAAAGATCAGACCAGTCCCGCGCCGGCCGCCTGCAGATCCGCGTGGTAGGAACTGCGCACCATCGGACCGGACGAGACATTGGCAAAGCCCATTTTCTCGGCCTCTTGCTGGTACATCACGAATCTATCCGGATGTACGTAACGCTGCACTGCCAGATGACCGCCGGACGGTTGCAGATACTGGCCGATGGTCAGCATGTCCACGCCATGTGCGCGCAACTCGCGCAAAACCTCCAGGATTTCATCATCGGTCTCGCCCAGCCCGACCATCAGGCCGGACTTGGTCGGAATCGCAGGATGCATTGCCTTGAAATTTTTCAGCAGGTTCAGCGAATTCTGGAAATCGGCACCGGGGCGCGCTTCCTTGTACAGGCGCGGCACGGTCTCGATATTGTGGTTTAACACATCGGGCGGTGCGGCGCCGAGGATGTCCAGTGCCAGTTCAAGCCGGCCACCAAAATCAGGCGTCAGGATTTCGATGCGGGTGGCCGGTGCCGCCGCACGGATCCGGCGAATGCAGTCAACAAAATGGCTGGCCCCGCCGTCCGGCAAATCATCGCGGTCGACCGAAGTGAGCACCACATAGCTGAGCTTCATCAGCGCGATGGTGCGAGCCAGCCGGGCCGGTTCGTCGACATCGAGTGCATCGGGCCGCCCGGTGCTGACATTACAAAAGCGGCAGCGGCGCGTGCACTTGTCGCCCATGATCATGAAGGTGGCCGTGCCTTTGCTCCAGCATTCGCCGATGTTCGGGCAGGACGCTTCTTCGCAGACCGTCACCAGCTGATTCGCATGGACGATGTCCTTGGTCTCGCTGAAACGACCCGATGACGCGACCTTGACCCGGATCCAGTTCGGCTTTGGCAGCCGGTCCGACGGCAGTGTCGCGTCACGCTTGGTTTTGAGTGTGCCGCGTTGCTGATCGGGCCGGTCGCCAGTTGGCACCGGCAGGATAGATACGACATTTCTGAAAGTGATGGTTTCCACGGTCATGGCAAAACTCTCCTGATGAGTGACTAAACAGCCTGCACGGCAATGTCCGGCTCGATCGAGCGCAACAGGTTTTCGATACTCGCGAGCGTGCCGCCGATCGAACTCGGGCAGGTACCGCACGCGCCCTGGTAGTGGATGCTCAGCGTATCGCCCGACAGCCCCAGCACATGCAGGTCACCGCCATCGGCCTGCAGCGCCGGACGGATCTGCAGATCGAGCAAGTCAGTCATCCGCGCAAAGCGGTCCTGCTCGTCTTCGCTCATGTCGTGCACGGCAAGCCGGGCCGCCGAGACCAGCTCCGCCGATTGCGCCGCCGCCGCCGGTGCCGCGCGCAAGGGCACGGCAATCAGGCGCACCAGCGCCGGCCAGTCGGCCTCGCCATCCTGCGTCACGGTCAGCCAGCGATCGGTATAAAACACATTGGTCACGTGATCGAGCGCAAACAGCGCAGTGGCCAGCGGATCATCGGCGGCTTGTGCCGGGTTGTCGTACGCATGCGCGACGCCCCAGCTCAAGGGTTCATGCAGCGTGAACTTCACGGCATTCGGATTCGGGGTGTCATCAATTTCAGCAATTTTTGGCATGTGGACTCCCTGTAAAAAAGAGGATGGATGCCATCACGCGTCACCGATCATGACGTGCATC comes from Actimicrobium sp. CCC2.4 and encodes:
- the erpA gene encoding iron-sulfur cluster insertion protein ErpA gives rise to the protein MNATTEMPAPILFTDNAAAKVAQLIEEEGNPELKLRVFVQGGGCSGFQYGFTFDEVANEDDTTMEKNGVQLLIDSMSYQYLVGAEIDYKDDLEGAQFVIKNPGATSTCGCGSSFSA
- the lipA gene encoding lipoyl synthase; this translates as MTVETITFRNVVSILPVPTGDRPDQQRGTLKTKRDATLPSDRLPKPNWIRVKVASSGRFSETKDIVHANQLVTVCEEASCPNIGECWSKGTATFMIMGDKCTRRCRFCNVSTGRPDALDVDEPARLARTIALMKLSYVVLTSVDRDDLPDGGASHFVDCIRRIRAAAPATRIEILTPDFGGRLELALDILGAAPPDVLNHNIETVPRLYKEARPGADFQNSLNLLKNFKAMHPAIPTKSGLMVGLGETDDEILEVLRELRAHGVDMLTIGQYLQPSGGHLAVQRYVHPDRFVMYQQEAEKMGFANVSSGPMVRSSYHADLQAAGAGLV
- a CDS encoding NifU family protein; its protein translation is MPKIAEIDDTPNPNAVKFTLHEPLSWGVAHAYDNPAQAADDPLATALFALDHVTNVFYTDRWLTVTQDGEADWPALVRLIAVPLRAAPAAAAQSAELVSAARLAVHDMSEDEQDRFARMTDLLDLQIRPALQADGGDLHVLGLSGDTLSIHYQGACGTCPSSIGGTLASIENLLRSIEPDIAVQAV
- a CDS encoding amidohydrolase family protein; this encodes MLDLILRNCTLADGRTGIDVGIEAGRIIAVTPHLAATADSLIDVEGQLVTAPFVDAHFHMDSTLSYGLPRVNESGTLLEGIALWGELKPLLTQEMLVERALAYCDWAVAKGLLAIRSHVDVCDPRLLAVEALLHVREKVKPYLDLQLVAFPQDGVLRAPGVLAKLTRALDMGVDVVGGIPHFERTMSDGAESVRILCELAAERGLRVDMHCDESDDPMSRHIETLAFHTQRLGLQGRVNGSHLTSMHSMDNYYVSKLIPLIHEAGVTAIANPLINITLQGRHDTYPKRRGMTRVPELMAAGITVAFGHDCVMDPWYPLGSADMLEVAQMGLHVAQMTGQDAMRACFEAVTTAPAHILGLEGYGIAVGCKADMVVLQARDSVEAIRLRATRLVVIQAGKVISRTPAATATLDLRGRPSMVDWMACR
- the aroQ gene encoding type II 3-dehydroquinate dehydratase → MNILMLHGINHNMFGKRDPLQYGTVTLADIDQQLHDLGHELGVAVTSFQTNCEGAMCDRIHQGYADGVDAVLINAGAWTHYSYGIRDALAILTVPIVEVHMSNIHAREVFRHTSVFADIVKGQIAGFGVDSYLLALRAAVSAAKTLQKT